Proteins from one Halovivax limisalsi genomic window:
- a CDS encoding DEAD/DEAH box helicase produces the protein MTDGDAAAFTHLGSAVRDALSERGFSTPTPPQRLAIPPLAAGENTLVIAPTGSGKTETAMLPVFDHIVADRDGRQATLDGASGGADSDVTEASADVDAEPPVDGFRALYVTPLRALNRDMLDRLEWWGESLDVSVDVRHGDTTQYQRSKQAEDPPDVLITTPETIQAMLTGEKLREAFESLSHVVVDEVHELAASKRGAQLSIALERLVELAGPFQRVGLSATVGDPGEVGQFLTGGRPCEVREIDVGSNVDVTVREPTVTDEDRDLAGTLMTEVTTASHVRLIRDVVADNESTLVFVNTRQTAEALGSRFRELDLPIGVHHGSLSKSARVEVEDDFKAGELDALLCTSSMELGIDVGRVDHVVQYQSPRQVTRLLQRIGRAGHRTDEASSGTIVTTRADDTFEAIAIARRARSGEVEDAAIHEGSLDVVANQIPAIVKSAGDTRVDDAFEIISRAYPFRALTRETFVEVLSELHRNRIVWYDEAADRIEGSGNTWQYVYANLSMIPDEETYEVHDIASGGQIGTLDERFVVNFASPGEIFIQRGEMWRIAEVDDEEAVVKVSPIEDPAGEVPSWIGQEIPVPLDVAGEVGEIRAVAQPQFAGGADEDAVARELETRYPSDRATLASALSQLERQVDGGDPMPTADRIVIERQGRDVVVNACLGHKTNETLGRVLTSLLGQQSGSSIGLEIDPYRIELEVPTSVATSDVLDVLFETDPDHVEAIVELGLKNADALAFRLAQVSGKFGALKRWEGSGRLSNDRLLAALEDTPMYEEAIREVFHEDLDTDAAASVLRAIQSGEIDVETVRGRTAVGSGGHSSGKELLAPENADASIIETVKERIQDDRVILLCTHCTEWLSRTKVRRVPDQPSCPDCGSTRIAALNPWADEVVDAVRAAEKDDEQEEMTQRAFRSASLVQSHGKQAVIAMAARGVGPHNAARIINKLREDEAEFYRDILRQERQYARTQSFWD, from the coding sequence ATGACCGACGGGGACGCGGCGGCCTTCACCCACCTCGGATCGGCCGTCCGCGACGCCCTCTCCGAGCGCGGCTTCTCGACGCCGACGCCGCCGCAGCGACTGGCGATTCCGCCGCTCGCGGCCGGGGAGAACACGCTGGTGATCGCCCCCACCGGGAGTGGCAAGACCGAGACGGCCATGCTGCCCGTCTTCGACCACATCGTCGCCGATCGCGATGGGCGCCAGGCCACCCTCGACGGGGCGAGCGGCGGCGCGGACTCGGACGTCACCGAAGCGAGCGCCGACGTCGATGCGGAGCCGCCCGTCGACGGCTTCCGGGCGCTCTACGTCACGCCGCTCCGGGCGTTGAACCGCGACATGCTCGATCGCCTGGAGTGGTGGGGCGAGTCCCTCGACGTCTCCGTCGACGTCCGCCACGGCGATACGACGCAGTACCAGCGTTCGAAGCAGGCGGAGGATCCGCCGGACGTCCTGATCACCACGCCGGAGACCATCCAGGCGATGCTCACCGGCGAGAAACTACGCGAGGCGTTCGAGTCGCTCTCGCACGTCGTCGTCGACGAGGTCCACGAACTCGCCGCGTCGAAGCGCGGCGCCCAGCTCTCGATCGCCCTGGAGCGACTCGTCGAACTGGCCGGGCCGTTCCAGCGGGTCGGCCTCTCGGCGACCGTCGGCGATCCGGGGGAGGTCGGCCAGTTCCTCACCGGCGGCCGACCCTGCGAGGTCCGGGAGATCGACGTGGGGTCGAACGTCGACGTGACGGTCCGCGAGCCCACGGTGACCGACGAGGACCGCGACCTCGCCGGCACGCTGATGACGGAGGTGACGACCGCGAGTCACGTCCGGCTGATCCGCGACGTCGTCGCCGACAACGAGTCGACGCTCGTCTTCGTCAACACGCGCCAGACCGCCGAAGCGCTCGGATCGCGGTTTCGCGAACTCGACCTGCCGATCGGCGTCCACCACGGCTCGCTGTCGAAGTCGGCCCGGGTCGAAGTGGAGGACGACTTCAAGGCGGGCGAGCTGGACGCGCTGCTGTGTACCTCCTCGATGGAACTCGGGATCGACGTTGGGCGCGTCGACCACGTCGTCCAGTACCAGAGCCCGCGGCAGGTGACCCGTCTGCTCCAGCGGATCGGCCGGGCGGGTCACCGCACGGACGAGGCTTCGTCGGGCACGATCGTCACCACGCGGGCGGACGACACGTTCGAGGCGATCGCCATCGCCCGCCGGGCGCGTTCGGGCGAGGTCGAGGACGCGGCGATCCACGAGGGGAGTCTGGACGTCGTCGCGAACCAGATCCCGGCGATCGTCAAGAGCGCCGGCGACACCCGCGTCGACGACGCCTTCGAGATCATCTCGCGGGCGTATCCGTTCCGAGCGCTCACTCGCGAGACGTTCGTCGAGGTCCTCTCGGAACTCCACCGCAACCGGATCGTCTGGTACGACGAGGCCGCAGACCGGATCGAAGGCAGCGGGAACACCTGGCAGTACGTCTACGCCAATCTCTCGATGATCCCGGACGAGGAGACCTACGAGGTCCACGACATCGCCTCGGGGGGCCAGATCGGGACGCTCGACGAGCGATTCGTCGTCAACTTCGCCTCGCCGGGCGAGATCTTCATCCAGCGCGGCGAGATGTGGCGCATCGCCGAGGTGGACGACGAGGAGGCCGTCGTGAAGGTGAGCCCGATCGAGGATCCGGCGGGCGAGGTCCCCTCCTGGATCGGCCAGGAGATTCCGGTCCCCCTCGACGTGGCGGGTGAAGTCGGCGAGATACGCGCCGTCGCCCAGCCGCAGTTCGCCGGCGGGGCCGACGAGGACGCCGTGGCGCGCGAACTCGAGACCCGGTATCCGAGCGATCGGGCGACGCTGGCGTCGGCGCTCTCGCAGCTCGAACGACAGGTCGACGGCGGCGATCCGATGCCGACCGCGGACCGGATCGTGATCGAGCGCCAGGGTCGCGACGTCGTCGTCAACGCCTGTCTGGGCCACAAGACTAACGAGACGCTCGGCCGCGTGCTCACCTCGCTGCTCGGCCAGCAGTCCGGGTCGTCGATCGGCCTGGAGATCGATCCTTACCGGATCGAACTCGAAGTGCCGACGAGCGTCGCGACGAGCGACGTCCTCGACGTGCTCTTCGAGACCGATCCGGATCACGTCGAGGCGATCGTCGAACTGGGACTGAAGAACGCCGACGCGCTCGCGTTCCGGCTGGCCCAGGTCTCGGGCAAGTTCGGCGCGCTCAAGCGCTGGGAGGGCTCGGGTCGGCTGTCGAACGATCGGTTGCTCGCCGCGCTCGAGGACACGCCGATGTACGAGGAGGCGATCCGCGAGGTGTTCCACGAGGACCTCGACACCGATGCCGCGGCGAGCGTTCTCAGGGCGATCCAGTCCGGCGAGATCGACGTCGAGACGGTCCGCGGTCGAACCGCCGTCGGCTCGGGCGGCCACTCCTCGGGGAAGGAACTGCTCGCCCCCGAGAACGCCGACGCGAGCATCATCGAGACCGTCAAGGAGCGCATCCAGGACGATCGCGTCATCCTCCTCTGTACGCACTGTACGGAGTGGCTCTCCCGGACGAAAGTGCGACGGGTGCCCGACCAGCCGTCCTGTCCCGACTGCGGCTCGACGCGCATCGCCGCGCTCAACCCCTGGGCCGACGAGGTGGTCGACGCCGTGCGCGCCGCGGAGAAGGACGACGAACAGGAGGAGATGACTCAGCGCGCGTTCCGCTCGGCGAGTCTGGTCCAGAGCCACGGCAAGCAAGCCGTGATCGCGATGGCGGCCCGCGGCGTCGGCCCGCACAACGCCGCGCGCATCATCAACAAACTCCGCGAGGACGAGGCCGAGTTCTACCGCGACATCCTCCGCCAGGAGCGCCAGTACGCCCGGACGCAGTCGTTCTGGGACTGA
- a CDS encoding protein sorting system archaetidylserine decarboxylase: MNVAPGAVRYAIVPFAVAPFGLVIFPPAGVALSLLGIFVLWFFRDPERTPPASGIVAPADGTVSVLREEGDRVRLGIFMNVWDVHVNRSPATGRVVDVEHTPGAHRPAFSKDSDRNERVHLRFEDGPDPAPIEDVTLIAGAFARRITPYVETDERVERGDRIGHIAFGSRVDIVFAPSVSTDDVLVTQGEKTRAGETVVLATDAVG, encoded by the coding sequence ATGAACGTCGCGCCCGGGGCCGTGCGCTACGCGATCGTCCCGTTTGCGGTGGCCCCGTTCGGCCTCGTCATCTTCCCTCCGGCCGGCGTGGCGCTCTCCCTGCTCGGGATCTTCGTGCTCTGGTTCTTCCGCGACCCCGAGCGAACGCCGCCGGCTTCAGGGATCGTGGCGCCGGCGGACGGCACGGTCTCGGTCCTCCGTGAGGAGGGCGACCGGGTTCGGCTGGGCATCTTCATGAACGTCTGGGACGTCCACGTCAACCGCTCGCCGGCGACCGGCCGCGTCGTCGACGTCGAACACACGCCGGGCGCCCATCGGCCGGCGTTCTCGAAGGACTCGGACCGCAACGAGCGGGTTCACCTTCGGTTCGAGGATGGGCCGGACCCGGCCCCGATCGAGGACGTGACGCTGATCGCGGGGGCGTTCGCGCGTCGAATCACGCCGTACGTCGAGACGGACGAGCGAGTCGAGCGCGGCGACCGGATCGGTCACATCGCGTTCGGCAGTCGCGTCGATATCGTGTTCGCGCCGTCGGTGTCCACCGACGACGTTCTGGTGACCCAGGGCGAGAAAACGCGAGCCGGCGAAACTGTCGTCCTCGCGACGGACGCAGTCGGCTGA
- a CDS encoding AAA family ATPase — protein MSESDADGVRLSVRAAEKRDAGRGVARIPERARRALGVLSGDSVRIEGNKSTVAKMWPADPTVDDGVIQIDADARANAGAHVGDTVTVAALDGSPIPDAETVVLAPPPTANDAETQLTERVANQKLRNRPVRTDEQIRIEGVAAEPFRVVDTTPDGDVRITGSTEVRVTGEGTTADAASGEGTAAERTAGSPDRGSVAPGTAGGVTYEDIGGLDEELELVREMIELPLTESALFGRLGVDPPSGVLLYGPPGTGKTLIARAVANEVDATFISISGPEIMSKYKGESEEKLREAFARARDASPSIVFFDEIDSIASARDEDADAESRVVGQLLTLMDGLDGRGDVIVIGATNRVDSLDPALRRGGRFDREIQIGVPDEAGRREILEVHTRGMPLAEDVSLDALAARTHGFVGADLDSVASEAAMAAIRRRPADEAEREAWNRDPTVTKADFDEALAAVEPSAMREYVAESPGTDFDDVGGLDEAKRTLTESVEWPLTYDRLFERTNTEPPSGVLLYGPPGTGKTLLARALAGETDVNFVRVDGPEIIDRYVGESEKAIRKVFERARQSAPSIVFIDEIDAIVGRRGESHEVTERVVSQLLTELDGMRENPNLVVLAATNRKEDIDPALLRPGRLDTHVLVPEPGLDARKKILDVHTRGKPIAEDVDLDELAAELDGATGADIEAIVRDASMQAIREVADEYGPEEANDRADDVVVEREHLDRAIEARE, from the coding sequence ATGAGCGAGTCGGACGCAGACGGAGTTCGCCTCTCGGTCCGCGCGGCCGAGAAGCGAGATGCCGGCCGCGGCGTCGCCCGCATTCCGGAACGAGCGAGACGCGCGCTCGGCGTGTTGAGCGGCGACTCGGTCCGCATCGAGGGGAACAAGTCCACCGTCGCCAAGATGTGGCCCGCCGATCCGACGGTCGACGACGGGGTGATCCAGATCGACGCGGACGCCCGCGCGAACGCCGGCGCCCACGTCGGGGACACGGTGACGGTCGCGGCCCTCGATGGAAGCCCGATCCCGGACGCGGAGACGGTCGTGCTCGCGCCGCCGCCGACCGCGAACGACGCGGAGACGCAACTCACCGAGCGCGTCGCCAACCAGAAACTCCGGAATCGACCGGTCCGAACGGACGAACAGATACGCATCGAGGGCGTCGCCGCGGAACCGTTCCGCGTCGTGGACACGACGCCGGACGGCGACGTCCGGATCACCGGATCGACGGAGGTTCGCGTCACCGGAGAGGGAACCACCGCCGATGCGGCGAGCGGCGAGGGGACGGCTGCCGAGCGTACAGCAGGATCCCCCGATCGGGGATCGGTGGCCCCGGGGACGGCTGGCGGGGTCACCTACGAGGACATCGGCGGCCTCGACGAGGAGCTCGAACTCGTCCGGGAGATGATCGAGTTGCCGCTGACGGAGTCGGCGCTGTTCGGTCGCCTCGGCGTCGATCCACCCTCCGGCGTGTTGTTGTACGGGCCGCCCGGGACGGGGAAGACGCTGATCGCCCGGGCCGTCGCCAACGAGGTCGACGCCACGTTCATCTCGATTTCGGGCCCCGAGATCATGTCGAAGTACAAGGGCGAGTCCGAGGAGAAACTCCGCGAGGCGTTCGCCCGGGCTCGCGACGCGTCGCCCTCGATCGTCTTCTTCGACGAGATCGACTCGATCGCCAGCGCGCGCGACGAGGACGCCGACGCCGAGAGCCGCGTCGTCGGCCAGTTGCTCACCCTGATGGACGGCCTCGACGGCCGGGGCGACGTCATTGTCATCGGCGCGACCAACCGGGTCGACTCGCTCGACCCGGCGCTGCGCCGCGGCGGGCGCTTCGACCGCGAGATCCAGATCGGCGTGCCCGACGAAGCCGGCCGGCGCGAGATCCTCGAGGTTCACACCCGCGGAATGCCGCTGGCCGAGGACGTCTCGCTCGACGCGCTCGCCGCGCGCACGCACGGGTTCGTCGGCGCCGATCTCGACTCGGTCGCCAGTGAAGCGGCGATGGCCGCGATCCGCCGACGGCCGGCCGACGAGGCCGAGCGCGAGGCCTGGAACCGCGATCCCACCGTGACGAAGGCCGACTTCGACGAGGCGCTGGCCGCGGTCGAGCCCTCCGCGATGCGCGAGTACGTCGCGGAGTCGCCGGGGACCGACTTCGACGACGTCGGCGGCCTCGACGAGGCGAAGCGGACGCTCACCGAGTCCGTCGAGTGGCCGCTCACCTACGATCGCCTCTTCGAGCGGACCAACACGGAGCCGCCGTCCGGCGTGTTGCTGTACGGACCGCCGGGGACCGGTAAGACCCTGCTCGCCCGCGCGCTGGCGGGCGAGACCGACGTCAACTTCGTGCGCGTCGACGGCCCCGAGATCATCGACCGCTACGTCGGCGAGAGCGAGAAGGCCATCCGGAAAGTGTTCGAGCGCGCAAGGCAGTCCGCGCCGTCGATCGTCTTCATCGACGAGATCGACGCCATCGTCGGGCGACGCGGCGAGAGCCACGAGGTGACCGAGCGCGTCGTCTCGCAACTGCTCACCGAACTCGACGGCATGCGCGAGAACCCCAATCTGGTGGTGCTCGCGGCGACGAACCGCAAGGAGGACATCGACCCCGCGCTGCTGCGACCCGGTCGCCTCGACACGCACGTCCTGGTTCCGGAACCCGGCCTCGACGCGCGGAAGAAGATCCTGGACGTGCACACCCGCGGGAAACCCATCGCCGAGGACGTGGACCTCGACGAGCTGGCGGCGGAACTGGACGGTGCGACCGGCGCGGACATCGAGGCGATCGTCCGCGACGCGTCGATGCAGGCGATCCGCGAGGTCGCCGACGAATACGGCCCGGAGGAGGCGAACGACCGCGCCGACGATGTCGTCGTCGAGCGCGAGCACCTCGACCGGGCGATCGAGGCGCGCGAGTAA
- a CDS encoding DUF7128 family protein translates to MVAETERDGATWYECEICGLLFDEYEDASMHESNCDDEDPSYIQ, encoded by the coding sequence ATGGTCGCCGAAACGGAGCGAGACGGCGCAACCTGGTACGAGTGTGAGATCTGTGGCCTCCTCTTCGACGAGTACGAGGACGCATCGATGCACGAATCGAACTGCGACGACGAGGATCCGTCCTACATCCAGTGA
- a CDS encoding DUF5796 family protein, producing MSTRSDVAPSTLEVDLVDGGVVVRYLDGREVFYHGPPEPVEGELTTPPGKEVHVLVTDPDGIDGVLTYVNDLKTDASILESTGVGRVGLDDGERAELFPGVTAEAAGHSVTVSADHSVVDGRVFVFAEDQLSEHAYELVESVATEDTADE from the coding sequence ATGAGCACCCGTTCGGACGTCGCCCCGAGTACGCTCGAAGTGGATCTCGTGGATGGCGGTGTGGTCGTTCGCTACCTCGACGGTCGGGAGGTCTTCTATCACGGACCCCCGGAACCGGTCGAGGGTGAGCTCACGACGCCGCCGGGAAAGGAGGTCCACGTGCTCGTCACCGATCCGGACGGGATCGACGGGGTGCTCACGTACGTCAACGACCTGAAAACTGACGCCTCGATCCTCGAATCGACCGGCGTCGGTCGGGTCGGCCTCGACGACGGCGAGCGAGCCGAGCTCTTCCCCGGCGTGACGGCCGAAGCTGCTGGGCATTCGGTCACCGTCTCGGCGGATCACTCGGTCGTCGACGGGCGCGTCTTCGTCTTCGCCGAGGATCAACTGAGCGAACACGCCTACGAACTCGTGGAATCGGTAGCGACCGAGGACACGGCGGACGAGTAG